A window of Equus caballus isolate H_3958 breed thoroughbred chromosome 10, TB-T2T, whole genome shotgun sequence contains these coding sequences:
- the LOC138915717 gene encoding uncharacterized protein, with amino-acid sequence MQRCRSARFPACPARLHPGHSPAPTGPAPARRRRLHARALRLRCKRGRRESEGRAEPRALARRDGPFLSHSGKRGSPSRAVDEAPRRGFPAVPLAVPVDLCLTGSSSRLALNCLERLTFACSVYHGITFEQHLAQGHLYAAWNLDVMPGVLAAILDHEDGGSRDGGTKSWKIPNLITFVHLFYHHPSPTTPSLPGPSRTAQGSPCFCACLPWAILHTAARRSFQKVYTPREDEDVSHWVSCRTLSA; translated from the exons ATGCAGCGGTGCCGTAGCGCCCGCTTCCCAGCATGCCCCGCGCGCCTCCATCCCGGACACTCACCGGCGCCCACGGGCCCCGCTCCGgctcggcggcggcggctgcaCGCCCGGGCTCTGCGCCTGCGCTGCAAGCGGGGTAGGAGGGAGAGCGAGGGGCGTGCAGAGCCTAGGGCGCTTGCGCGGAGAGATGGACCATTCCTGTCGCACAGTGGGAAGAGGGGCTCTCCGAGTCGGGCTGTCGACGAGGCCCCGCGCAGGGGGTTCCCGGCTGTGCCCCTCGCCGTCCCGGTTGACTTG TGCCTAACAGGATCAAGTTCCAGATTAGCACTCAACTGTCTGGAACGCCTAACATTTGCCTGTTCTGTTTACCATGGCATCACCTTTGAGCAGCACCTGGCACAAG GTCACCTTTATGCTGCCTGGAACTTGGATGTGATGCCTGGAGTTCTTGCAGCCATATTGGACCATGAGGACGGTGGCAGTAGGGATGGTggaacaaagagctggaag ATCCCAAATCTCATCACCTTTGTGCACCTCTTCTACCATCACCCTAGTCCAACGACACCATCTCTGCCTGGACCTTCAAGAACTGCTCAAgggtctccctgcttctgtgcTTGCCTCCCCTGggccattctccacacagcagccagacgGAGTTTTCAAAAAG TATATACACCCCGTGAAGATGAGGATGTAAGCCATTGGGTTTCCTGCCGCACCCTGAGTGCCTAG
- the CADM4 gene encoding cell adhesion molecule 4 isoform X2, protein MFFKSARCAGAGQEVQTENVTVAEGGVAEITCRLHQYDGSIVVIQNPARQTLFFNGTRALKDERFQLEEFSPRRVRIRLSDARLEDEGGYFCQLYTEDTHHQIATLTVLVAPENPVVEVREQAVEGGEVELSCLVPRSRPAATLRWYRDRKELKGVSSGQENGKVWSVASTVRFRVDRKDDGGIVICEAQNQALPSGHSKQTQYVLDVQYSPTARIHASQAVVREGDTLVLTCAVTGNPRPNQIRWNRGNESLPERAEAVGETLTLPGLVSADNGTYTCETSNKHGHARALYVLVVYDPGAVVEAQTSVPYAIVGGILALLVFLIICVLVGMVWCSVRQKGSYLTHEASGLDEQGEAREAFLNGSDGHKRKEEFFI, encoded by the exons atgttttttaaaagcgCCAGATGTGCAG GGGCAGGACAGGAAGTACAAACGGAGAATGTGACAGTGGCCGAGGGTGGGGTGGCCGAGATAACCTGCCGTCTGCACCAGTACGATGGGTCCATAGTTGTCATTCAGAACCCAGCCCGGCAGACCCTCTTCTTCAACGGCACCCGAG CCCTGAAGGACGAGCGTTTCCAGCTTGAGGAGTTCTCCCCGCGCCGGGTGCGGATCCGGCTCTCAGATGCCCGCCTGGAGGACGAGGGGGGCTATTTCTGCCAGCTCTACACGGAGGATACCCACCACCAGATTGCCACGCTCACTGTACTGG TGGCCCCCGAGAATCCGGTGGTGGAGGTCCGGGAGCAGGCGGTGGAGGGCGGCGAGGTGGAGCTCAGCTGCCTCGTGCCGCGGTCCCGCCCGGCTGCCACCCTGCGCTGGTACCGGGACCGCAAGGAGCTGAAAG GAGTGAGCAGCGGCCAGGAAAATGGCAAGGTCTGGAGCGTGGCGAGCACAGTGCGGTTTCGCGTGGACCGCAAGGACGACGGCGGTATCGTCATCTGCGAGGCGCAGAACCAGGCGCTGCCCTCCGGCCACAGCAAGCAGACGCAGTACGTGCTCGACGTGCAGT ACTCCCCCACGGCCCGGATCCATGCCTCCCAAGCTGTGGTGAGGGAGGGAGACACGCTGGTGCTGACGTGTGCTGTAACGGGGAACCCCAG GCCAAACCAGATCCGCTGGAATCGCGGGAATGAGTCTTTGCCGGAGCGGGCCGAGGCGGTCGGGGAAACGCTGACGCTGCCCGGCCTGGTCTCAGCGGATAATGGCACCTACACCTGCGAGACGTCGAACAAGCACGGCCACGCGAGGGCGCTCTATGTGCTCGTGGTCTATG ACCCCGGTGCGGTGGTAGAGGCTCAGACGTCGGTGCCCTACGCCATCGTGGGCGGCATCCTGGCGCTACTGGTGTTTCTGATCATCTGTGTGCTGGTGGGCATGGTCTGGTGCTCGGTACGGCAGAAGG GCTCCTATCTGACCCATGAGGCCAGTGGCCTGGATGAGCAGGGAGAAGCAAGAGAAGCCTTTCTCAATGGCAGTGACGGACACAAGAGGAAAGAAGAATTCTTCATCTGA
- the CADM4 gene encoding cell adhesion molecule 4 isoform X1: MGRARRFQWPLLLLWAAAAGPGAGQEVQTENVTVAEGGVAEITCRLHQYDGSIVVIQNPARQTLFFNGTRALKDERFQLEEFSPRRVRIRLSDARLEDEGGYFCQLYTEDTHHQIATLTVLVAPENPVVEVREQAVEGGEVELSCLVPRSRPAATLRWYRDRKELKGVSSGQENGKVWSVASTVRFRVDRKDDGGIVICEAQNQALPSGHSKQTQYVLDVQYSPTARIHASQAVVREGDTLVLTCAVTGNPRPNQIRWNRGNESLPERAEAVGETLTLPGLVSADNGTYTCETSNKHGHARALYVLVVYDPGAVVEAQTSVPYAIVGGILALLVFLIICVLVGMVWCSVRQKGSYLTHEASGLDEQGEAREAFLNGSDGHKRKEEFFI; the protein is encoded by the exons atGGGCCGGGCCCGGCGCTTCCAGtggccgctgctgctgctgtgggcgGCCGCGGCGGGGCCAG GGGCAGGACAGGAAGTACAAACGGAGAATGTGACAGTGGCCGAGGGTGGGGTGGCCGAGATAACCTGCCGTCTGCACCAGTACGATGGGTCCATAGTTGTCATTCAGAACCCAGCCCGGCAGACCCTCTTCTTCAACGGCACCCGAG CCCTGAAGGACGAGCGTTTCCAGCTTGAGGAGTTCTCCCCGCGCCGGGTGCGGATCCGGCTCTCAGATGCCCGCCTGGAGGACGAGGGGGGCTATTTCTGCCAGCTCTACACGGAGGATACCCACCACCAGATTGCCACGCTCACTGTACTGG TGGCCCCCGAGAATCCGGTGGTGGAGGTCCGGGAGCAGGCGGTGGAGGGCGGCGAGGTGGAGCTCAGCTGCCTCGTGCCGCGGTCCCGCCCGGCTGCCACCCTGCGCTGGTACCGGGACCGCAAGGAGCTGAAAG GAGTGAGCAGCGGCCAGGAAAATGGCAAGGTCTGGAGCGTGGCGAGCACAGTGCGGTTTCGCGTGGACCGCAAGGACGACGGCGGTATCGTCATCTGCGAGGCGCAGAACCAGGCGCTGCCCTCCGGCCACAGCAAGCAGACGCAGTACGTGCTCGACGTGCAGT ACTCCCCCACGGCCCGGATCCATGCCTCCCAAGCTGTGGTGAGGGAGGGAGACACGCTGGTGCTGACGTGTGCTGTAACGGGGAACCCCAG GCCAAACCAGATCCGCTGGAATCGCGGGAATGAGTCTTTGCCGGAGCGGGCCGAGGCGGTCGGGGAAACGCTGACGCTGCCCGGCCTGGTCTCAGCGGATAATGGCACCTACACCTGCGAGACGTCGAACAAGCACGGCCACGCGAGGGCGCTCTATGTGCTCGTGGTCTATG ACCCCGGTGCGGTGGTAGAGGCTCAGACGTCGGTGCCCTACGCCATCGTGGGCGGCATCCTGGCGCTACTGGTGTTTCTGATCATCTGTGTGCTGGTGGGCATGGTCTGGTGCTCGGTACGGCAGAAGG GCTCCTATCTGACCCATGAGGCCAGTGGCCTGGATGAGCAGGGAGAAGCAAGAGAAGCCTTTCTCAATGGCAGTGACGGACACAAGAGGAAAGAAGAATTCTTCATCTGA